The DNA window TTGATGGAGCGGAAACCCAGTTCTCTTGCTTCCAGCATTACCGCGCGGATCATGCTTTCCGGCTGAATACGGTTAACGGCTTCCTGCACTTTATGTTCGAGGTCCTGCACACCAAAGCTGATGCGGTTAAAGCCCAGCTGGCGCAGCAGTTTCAGGGTGTTGGGGCGCAGTTCACGCGGGTCGATCTCAATCGAGAAATCGGCATCAGCGGCGGTGCTGAAACGGAACTGTGAGCGCAGAAATTCCATCAGCTCGGTCAGCTGCTCATCGGTCAGAAAGGTGGGGGTGCCGCCGCCCAGGTGCAGCTGTTCGACCGGGGCGTCGCCCTGCAGCAGCGCACGCTTCATAAGGATTTCCTGTTTCAGAATCTCCAGATAGGGCGCTGAGCGGCTGGTGTCTTTGGTAACAATCTTATTGCAGCCACAGTAGTAGCAAACATGGCGGCAGAACGGAATGTGCAGATACAGCGACAGCGGTTTGGCCGGATCACGCTGGGCAAAGGCACTGCGTTCATCGGCATCGCTGACGGCAGGTTTGAACTCGACCGCGGTCGGGTAAGAGGTATAGCGCGGGCCGGCTTTGTTATAGCGCTGGATCAGCAAGGGATCCCAGAACAGAAATTCACTCATGGTCGTACTCACCTGATAGTTGCAGGAATGCTACCGCATTGGTGCCGGTATTGTTATTGCCCCATATCAATTCTGCCGGCGCGGAGGGGGTAGGTGGCGGCTCCTGATGGTGTAGGCCGATGTCGCCGGACTCGCTAGGTATCCTGTTGATTTATGGTATGATTCGGGCCTTTATTGGCAGCCCGCCGGAAGCCCTTGCAGGCCCGGTGGTGCACCAACCACAAGGACAGAGTCACCTGCTACAACCATAACAGGGTGATTCCAGACGACGGGCCGGGTATCTATGGGTGAGTTAGCCAGAGAAGTTCTTCCGATTAACATTGAAGACGAGCTGCAGCAGTCTTATCTCGATTACGCCATGAGCGTGATTGTGGGCCGGGCGTTGCCAGATGTGCGTGACGGTCTTAAGCCGGTACACCGCCGCGTTCTGCACGCCATGAACGTGCTGGGTAACGATTGGAACAAGCCCTATAAAAAATCTGCCCGTGTGGTGGGTGACGTGATCGGTAAATACCACCCGCACGGCGATTCGGCGGTGTATGACACCATCGTGCGGATGGCGCAGGACTTCTCCATGCGTTACCGGCTGGTGGATGGTCAGGGTAACTTTGGTTCGGTCGACGGCGACTCTGCGGCGGCTATGCGTTACACCGAAGTGCGGATGGCTAAAATCAGCCACGACATTCTGGCTGATATCGACAAAGAAACTGTGGACTGGGTGCCCAACTACGACGGCACGGAACAGATTCCGGCGGTTATGCCGACCCGGGTGCCAAACCTGCTGGTAAACGGCTCCTCCGGTATTGCCGTGGGTATGGCCACCAATATTCCGCCGCACAACCTGACGGAAGTACTGAACGGCTGTCTGGCGCTGATCGATAATCCGGAATTGGATATCGATGGCCTGATGGAATATATACCCGGCCCGGATTTCCCGACCGGTGCTTTTATCAACGGCCGTGAAGGCATCGTTGAAGCCTACCGCACCGGCCGTGGCCGTATTTACCTGCGCGCCCGGCATCATTTTGAAGAAGACGACAAAAACGGCAAAGTCTCCATCATCTTCACCGAGATTCCGTATCAGGTGAACAAGGCCCGTCTGATCGAAAAGATCGCCGAGCTGGTGAAAGAAAAGAAAATCGAAGGCATCACCGAACTGCGCGACGAGTCTGACAAAGACGGTATGCGTATTGTGGTGGAACTGCGCCGTGGCGAAATGCCGGAAGTGGTGTTGAACAATCTGTTTGCGCAAACCCAGCTGCAGGGCGTGTTCGGTATTAATACCGTGGCGCTGGTCGACGGTCAGCCGAAAATTCTGAACCTGAAACAGCTGCTGGAAGCCTTCGTTAAGCACCGCCGTGAAGTGGTGACCCGCCGGACCATTTACGATCTGCGCAAAGCCCGTGAGCGTGGCCATTTGCTCGAAGGTCTGGCGCTGGCGCTGGCCAATATTGATCCGGTAATTGAACTGATCAAAAAATCCCCGACTGCCGCCGAAGCCAAAGAGCGCTTAATCGCCACGCCCTGGGCGCCGGGTGATGTGCTGGATATGCTCGAACGTGCCGGTCCGGATGCCTGTCGTCCGGATGATCTGCCGGAAGAATACGGTTTCCGTAATGGTTCTTACCATCTGTCACCGGCTCAGGCACAAGCCATTCTGGATCTGCGCCTGCAGAAGCTGACCGGCCTTGAGCACGAAAAACTGATTGAAGAATACCAGCTGAAACTGGAAGAAATTGCCGGCTTCCTGGAAATTCTGGGCAGTGCTGAACGCCTGATGGAAGTCATCCGCGAAGAGCTGGTGGCCATCCGGGAAGAATACGGCGATGCCCGTAAGACCGAAATCATGGCGCAGAAACGCGACCTGACCATGGCCGACCTGATTCCGGAAGAAACCCTGGTATTAACTCTGTCGCACGGTGGCTATGCCAAAACCCAGCCGATGGATGCTTACCAGGCGCAGAAGCGCGGTGGCAAGGGCAAGTCAGCGGCCAGTGTCAAAGACGAAGACTTTATTGAACGCATGCTGGTGGTGAACAGCCACGATACCGTGCTGTGCTTTACCGACGCCGGCAAAGTGTACTGGCTGACCGTGTATGACATTCCGCAGGCCAGCCGTAACGCCAAGGGCCGGCCGATTGTGAACGTGCTGAACCTCGGCGAAGGTGAGCGCATCACGGCTATTTTACCGGTGCCTGAATACCGCGAAGACCGTTTCGTATTCATGGTCACCGCCCGCGGTACGGTAAAGAAAACCACGCTGGACCAGTTCAGCCGTCCGCGTTCAGTGGGCCTGATTGCCTGTGAACTGGACGACGGCGATCATCTGG is part of the Venatoribacter cucullus genome and encodes:
- the gyrA gene encoding DNA gyrase subunit A, encoding MGELAREVLPINIEDELQQSYLDYAMSVIVGRALPDVRDGLKPVHRRVLHAMNVLGNDWNKPYKKSARVVGDVIGKYHPHGDSAVYDTIVRMAQDFSMRYRLVDGQGNFGSVDGDSAAAMRYTEVRMAKISHDILADIDKETVDWVPNYDGTEQIPAVMPTRVPNLLVNGSSGIAVGMATNIPPHNLTEVLNGCLALIDNPELDIDGLMEYIPGPDFPTGAFINGREGIVEAYRTGRGRIYLRARHHFEEDDKNGKVSIIFTEIPYQVNKARLIEKIAELVKEKKIEGITELRDESDKDGMRIVVELRRGEMPEVVLNNLFAQTQLQGVFGINTVALVDGQPKILNLKQLLEAFVKHRREVVTRRTIYDLRKARERGHLLEGLALALANIDPVIELIKKSPTAAEAKERLIATPWAPGDVLDMLERAGPDACRPDDLPEEYGFRNGSYHLSPAQAQAILDLRLQKLTGLEHEKLIEEYQLKLEEIAGFLEILGSAERLMEVIREELVAIREEYGDARKTEIMAQKRDLTMADLIPEETLVLTLSHGGYAKTQPMDAYQAQKRGGKGKSAASVKDEDFIERMLVVNSHDTVLCFTDAGKVYWLTVYDIPQASRNAKGRPIVNVLNLGEGERITAILPVPEYREDRFVFMVTARGTVKKTTLDQFSRPRSVGLIACELDDGDHLVGVAITDGSQDILMMSNAGKAVRFKESDVRAMGRGARGVRGIKLNEGQRVISLIVPEEGGTILTASERGYGKRTEVTEFPTKGRGTQGVIAMVVDDRNGPLVGAVQVFDGDEVMLISDQGTLVRTRVNEVSVLGRNTKGVTLIKVDAKEKLVGVERICDTDEEDADVLDTEGVNPDAAEPGMNGADDAATNNDVTEESDNEE